One stretch of Pandoraea oxalativorans DNA includes these proteins:
- a CDS encoding HlyD family secretion protein: MTLPNAKKLVPALIVLVVIGLGWYGWKTYSHSGPGDGFASGNGRIEATEVDIATKMAGRVEAIYVREGDFVKAGQVLAKMQIDTLNAQRDEARAQYQQAVTNVAAIQAQAAARLSDKATAEANVAAREAELDAAQRRLSRSETLSKEGASSVQELDDDRARVRSTRAAVTAAKAQVAAAQSAVEAANAQVTGSKSTVEAAQATITRIEADITDSELKAPRDGRVQYRVAQPGEVLAAGGKVLNLVDLSDVYMTFFLPEAVAGRLAMGAEARIVLDAAPQFVIPASISFVSSTAQFTPKTVETESERQKLMFRVRAQIAPELLQQHLKLVKTGLPGVAWVKTDSKAEWPAQLQIRLPQ; this comes from the coding sequence ATGACGCTTCCCAACGCCAAGAAACTCGTTCCGGCCCTGATCGTGCTCGTCGTGATCGGGCTGGGATGGTACGGATGGAAGACCTACAGCCACAGCGGCCCGGGCGACGGTTTCGCCAGTGGTAACGGACGCATCGAAGCCACCGAAGTCGATATCGCGACGAAGATGGCCGGACGCGTCGAAGCGATCTACGTGCGCGAAGGCGACTTCGTGAAGGCGGGGCAAGTCCTCGCCAAGATGCAGATCGACACGCTCAACGCCCAGCGCGACGAAGCGCGCGCGCAGTATCAGCAAGCCGTCACCAACGTCGCCGCGATTCAGGCACAGGCCGCTGCACGTCTGTCGGACAAGGCCACGGCCGAAGCCAACGTGGCCGCGCGCGAGGCCGAACTCGACGCCGCACAACGCCGCCTATCGCGCTCGGAAACGCTCTCGAAGGAAGGCGCATCGTCGGTGCAGGAGCTCGACGACGACCGCGCACGCGTACGCAGCACCCGCGCCGCCGTCACCGCCGCCAAGGCGCAGGTCGCCGCCGCGCAATCGGCCGTGGAAGCGGCCAACGCACAAGTCACCGGATCGAAATCGACGGTCGAAGCCGCACAGGCCACCATCACCCGAATCGAAGCCGATATCACGGACAGCGAACTCAAGGCACCGCGCGACGGGCGTGTGCAGTATCGCGTCGCGCAGCCGGGCGAAGTGCTCGCGGCGGGCGGCAAGGTCCTCAACCTCGTCGACCTGTCGGACGTCTACATGACGTTCTTCCTGCCCGAAGCCGTCGCGGGACGCCTCGCAATGGGCGCCGAAGCCCGCATCGTGCTCGACGCCGCGCCGCAGTTCGTCATTCCCGCCAGCATTTCGTTCGTCTCCAGCACGGCGCAATTCACGCCGAAGACGGTCGAGACCGAGAGCGAGCGTCAGAAGCTGATGTTCCGCGTGCGCGCGCAGATCGCGCCCGAACTGCTGCAACAGCATCTGAAGCTCGTGAAGACCGGCCTGCCCGGCGTGGCATGGGTGAAGACCGACAGCAAGGCAGAGTGGCCCGCCCAGTTGCAGATCCGGTTGCCGCAGTGA
- a CDS encoding efflux transporter outer membrane subunit, with protein MAPSYERPAAPVANVWTSDVGTSPATATAQPASALDWREYFADPKLRSLIDTALANNRDLRVALARVEQARAVYGIQRADLFPSAGIGASGTRQRLPGDLSLTGNPYISSQYQVGLGLSTWELDFWGRIRNLKDAALDDYLASDASRRALELSLISQVAQTWLSLREFDERIALAQQTVDSRAESLRIFTRREQVGSTSKLDLTEVTTLWQQARALVTQLEQQRAAQAHALQVLVGVPIDTSPQALDRTVDDASLMRDLDPGLPSSLLEDRPDIIAAEYQLRAAHANIGAARAAFFPQITLTGSVGTASSALDGLFKAGSAAWTFTPSINIPIFQGGRLVNNLDLAEARRVESVANYEKTIQGAFRDVADALSARRWLAEQVTILQATQDAQAERARLAKLRYDHGAAAFLEVLDAQRDLLAIEQTTVQTRRALLSARVSLYTALGGGSRLMPAADTPSGPFGQTPRVIEPSPGTATTAPTVQ; from the coding sequence ATGGCGCCCAGTTACGAGCGCCCCGCCGCGCCGGTCGCCAATGTGTGGACGTCTGACGTCGGCACCTCCCCCGCCACGGCCACGGCGCAGCCCGCGTCCGCGCTCGACTGGCGTGAGTACTTCGCCGATCCGAAGCTACGCAGCCTCATCGACACTGCACTTGCGAACAATCGCGATCTGCGCGTCGCGTTAGCGCGTGTGGAACAGGCGCGCGCGGTGTACGGCATTCAACGCGCCGATCTGTTTCCGTCCGCAGGCATCGGTGCGAGCGGCACACGGCAGCGTCTGCCCGGCGACCTGAGTCTGACCGGCAATCCCTACATCAGCAGCCAGTATCAGGTCGGGCTCGGGCTGTCGACATGGGAGCTGGACTTCTGGGGCCGCATCCGCAATCTGAAAGACGCCGCGCTCGACGACTACCTCGCGTCCGACGCCTCGCGCCGCGCGCTGGAACTCAGTCTGATCTCGCAAGTTGCGCAGACGTGGTTGAGTCTGCGCGAATTCGACGAACGCATCGCGCTCGCGCAGCAAACGGTCGACAGCCGCGCCGAGTCGCTGCGCATCTTCACGCGACGCGAGCAAGTCGGTTCGACGTCGAAACTCGATCTCACCGAAGTCACTACGCTCTGGCAGCAAGCGCGGGCGCTCGTCACGCAACTCGAACAGCAACGCGCCGCGCAAGCGCACGCGTTGCAAGTGCTGGTCGGCGTGCCCATCGACACCTCACCGCAAGCGCTCGATCGCACGGTCGACGATGCCAGTCTGATGCGCGATCTCGATCCCGGCTTGCCGTCGTCGTTGCTGGAGGATCGTCCGGACATCATCGCCGCCGAGTATCAACTGCGCGCAGCGCACGCCAACATTGGCGCAGCGCGCGCGGCGTTCTTCCCGCAGATCACCCTGACAGGTTCGGTCGGCACGGCAAGCAGCGCACTCGACGGCCTGTTCAAAGCGGGCAGCGCCGCGTGGACCTTCACGCCGAGCATCAACATTCCGATCTTCCAGGGCGGACGTCTCGTCAACAATCTCGATCTGGCCGAAGCGCGCCGCGTGGAGTCGGTGGCGAATTACGAGAAGACGATTCAGGGCGCATTCCGCGACGTCGCCGATGCGTTGAGCGCACGCCGCTGGCTCGCCGAGCAGGTGACGATTCTGCAAGCGACGCAGGATGCGCAGGCGGAACGCGCGCGTCTCGCCAAGCTGCGCTACGACCACGGGGCCGCTGCGTTCCTCGAAGTCCTCGATGCCCAACGCGACCTCCTCGCCATCGAACAAACCACGGTGCAGACACGACGCGCGCTGCTTTCCGCTCGCGTGTCGCTCTACACGGCGCTCGGCGGCGGCAGCCGTCTCATGCCTGCGGCCGACACACCGTCGGGACCGTTCGGACAAACGCCCCGCGTCATCGAGCCATCGCCGGGCACGGCGACCACCGCGCCGACTGTCCAATAA
- the trpE gene encoding anthranilate synthase component I — protein sequence MTELEFKSLANQGFNRIPLIAEAFADLDTPLSLYLKLALGDRRGANTFLLESVVGGERFGRYSFIGLSAHTLLRSFGPKTEVVRDGAVVETHEGDPLEFITQFQARFKVALRPGMPRFCGGLAGYFGYDAVRYIEKKLAHTAPRDDLNLPDIQLLLTEELAVIDNLTGKLYLIIYADPTQPEAYSKARLRLRELRARLKAPVDAPVTSGSVRTETFREFAKPDYLAAVAKAKEAIAAGELMQVQVGQRLIKPYRDAPLSLYRALRSLNPSPYMYFYNFGDFQVVGASPEILVRQERRQTPDGEHEIVTIRPLAGTRPRGATPERDAELAKELLGDPKEIAEHVMLIDLARNDVGRIAQTGTVEVTDKMVIEKYSHVQHIVSSVEGRLQPGLSNIDVLRATFPAGTLTGAPKVRAMELIDELEPVKRGLYGGAVGYLSFGGEMDVAIAIRTGVVKDGNLYVQAAAGIVADSVPESEWQETENKARAVLRAAEQVQDGLDAEY from the coding sequence ATGACCGAACTCGAATTCAAATCGCTGGCCAACCAGGGCTTCAACCGCATCCCGCTGATCGCAGAAGCCTTTGCCGACCTCGACACCCCGCTGTCGCTTTATCTCAAGCTGGCGTTGGGGGACCGTCGCGGTGCGAACACCTTCTTGCTGGAGTCCGTCGTCGGCGGCGAGCGCTTCGGGCGCTACTCCTTCATCGGCCTGTCCGCCCACACGCTGCTGCGCAGCTTCGGCCCGAAGACCGAAGTCGTGCGCGACGGCGCCGTCGTCGAGACGCATGAGGGCGACCCGCTCGAATTCATCACCCAGTTTCAGGCGCGCTTCAAAGTGGCGCTGCGCCCGGGCATGCCGCGTTTCTGCGGTGGCCTCGCCGGGTACTTCGGCTACGACGCCGTGCGCTACATCGAGAAGAAGCTCGCGCACACCGCGCCGCGCGACGACCTGAATCTGCCGGACATCCAGTTGCTGCTCACCGAAGAACTCGCCGTGATCGACAACCTGACCGGCAAGCTCTACCTCATCATCTACGCCGACCCCACGCAGCCGGAAGCCTATTCGAAGGCACGCCTGCGTCTGCGCGAGTTGCGCGCGCGCCTGAAAGCGCCGGTCGACGCTCCCGTCACGTCCGGCAGCGTGCGCACCGAGACCTTCCGCGAATTCGCCAAGCCGGACTATCTGGCCGCCGTCGCCAAGGCGAAGGAAGCCATTGCCGCCGGTGAACTGATGCAGGTGCAGGTCGGCCAGCGCCTCATCAAACCGTACCGCGACGCCCCGCTCTCGCTTTACCGCGCGCTGCGCTCGCTGAACCCGTCGCCGTACATGTACTTCTACAACTTCGGCGACTTCCAGGTCGTGGGCGCATCGCCGGAGATTCTGGTGCGTCAGGAACGTCGTCAGACGCCCGACGGCGAACACGAGATCGTGACGATTCGTCCGCTCGCAGGCACGCGTCCGCGCGGTGCGACGCCCGAGCGCGACGCCGAACTGGCGAAGGAATTGCTCGGCGACCCCAAGGAAATCGCCGAACACGTGATGCTGATCGATCTGGCACGCAACGACGTGGGCCGCATCGCGCAAACCGGCACCGTCGAAGTCACCGACAAGATGGTCATCGAGAAGTATTCGCACGTGCAGCACATCGTGAGTTCGGTGGAAGGCCGCCTGCAACCGGGCCTATCGAACATCGACGTATTGCGCGCCACCTTCCCGGCTGGCACGCTCACCGGCGCGCCGAAGGTGCGTGCGATGGAGCTGATCGACGAACTCGAACCGGTCAAGCGTGGCCTCTACGGCGGCGCAGTGGGCTATCTGTCGTTCGGCGGTGAAATGGACGTTGCCATCGCCATTCGCACCGGCGTGGTGAAGGACGGCAATCTCTACGTGCAAGCCGCCGCCGGTATCGTGGCCGACTCCGTGCCCGAATCGGAATGGCAAGAGACGGAGAACAAGGCGCGCGCCGTACTGCGTGCGGCCGAACAGGTGCAGGACGGTCTCGACGCAGAGTACTGA
- the rbbA gene encoding ribosome-associated ATPase/putative transporter RbbA, producing the protein MTDSSSPENGKHTPGYGAPPVVHVVDVTLKYGRKTVALDSVSIDIPANCMVGLIGPDGVGKSTLLSLIAGARAVQTGTVEALGGDMASKAHRDLVCPRIAYMPQGLGKNLYPTLSVEENLQFFARLFGHDAAERRRRIDDLTRSTGLRPFLDRPAGKLSGGMKQKLGLCCALIHDPDLLILDEPTTGVDPLARAQFWDLIARIRRERPAMSVIVATAYMDEAQRFDWLVAMDAGNVLATGTPTELLARTQRDNLEAAFIDLLPEEKKRGYEPVVIPPLHIDEHTEIAIEAKGLTMRFGDFVAVDHVDFRIRRGEIFGFLGSNGCGKSTTMKMLTGLLQASEGQAWLFGHQVDPKDIDTRRRVGYMSQAFSLYTELTVHQNLVLHARLFHVPEAEVDARVDEMVQRFGLADVLDALPDSIPLGMRQRLSLAVAMVHKPELLILDEPTSGVDPVARDNFWRLLVALSRRDRVTIFISTHFMNEADRCDRISLMHAGKVLVSDPPAKITKDKGADTLEQAFIEYLVEAGGGTPEAPETPKTEVATAATAPHTKLRGFSLGRMISYLWRETLELQRDPVRATLALVGSLVLMLVMGYGISMDVEDLRYAVLDRDQTTMSQNYALNIAGSRYFIEQPPITDYDDMDRRLRDGELALAIEIPPGFARDVSRGKAVQVGAWIDGAMPMRAETVQGYVQGMHQNWLADQSLRRLGVKPTASLDIETRFRYNPDVKSLPAMVPAVIPLLLLMLPAMLTALSVVREKELGSILNLYVTPVTRTEFLIGKQIPYVALAMLNFLLMALIAVTLFGVPIKGSFLTLMTAVFIFNVVATGIGLLASTFTRSQIAALFFTMIGTMIPAIQFSGMLTPVPSMEGSGRFIGEIYPATYMLIISRGVFNKALGFGELGNAFWPMLIAVPVILGATVMLLKKQDK; encoded by the coding sequence ATGACGGACTCCTCCTCACCTGAGAACGGCAAACACACGCCCGGGTACGGCGCACCGCCGGTCGTCCATGTCGTTGACGTCACGCTGAAGTACGGCCGCAAGACGGTCGCGCTCGATAGCGTCTCCATCGACATCCCGGCGAACTGCATGGTCGGGCTGATCGGGCCGGACGGTGTCGGCAAATCGACGCTGCTCTCGCTGATCGCCGGCGCACGCGCCGTGCAGACGGGCACCGTCGAAGCGCTGGGTGGCGACATGGCAAGCAAAGCGCACCGCGACCTCGTCTGCCCACGCATCGCCTACATGCCGCAGGGGTTGGGCAAGAACCTGTATCCGACACTCTCCGTCGAGGAGAACCTGCAATTCTTTGCGCGCCTGTTCGGTCACGACGCCGCCGAGCGACGCCGCCGCATCGACGATCTCACGCGCAGCACCGGTCTGCGTCCGTTTCTGGATCGTCCGGCGGGCAAGCTCTCCGGCGGCATGAAGCAGAAGCTCGGTCTGTGCTGCGCGCTGATCCACGATCCCGATCTGCTGATTCTCGACGAGCCGACCACCGGCGTGGACCCGCTCGCCCGCGCGCAGTTCTGGGATCTGATCGCGCGGATCCGACGCGAACGCCCCGCGATGAGCGTGATCGTCGCGACCGCTTACATGGACGAAGCACAGCGTTTCGACTGGCTCGTCGCCATGGACGCAGGCAATGTCCTCGCGACCGGCACACCGACCGAACTGCTCGCCCGCACGCAGCGCGATAACCTCGAAGCCGCCTTCATCGATCTGCTGCCGGAAGAGAAGAAACGCGGCTATGAGCCGGTCGTGATCCCACCGCTGCATATCGACGAACACACCGAGATCGCCATCGAAGCCAAAGGGCTGACGATGCGCTTCGGCGATTTCGTCGCCGTCGATCATGTGGACTTCCGGATTCGTCGCGGGGAGATCTTCGGCTTCCTCGGCTCGAACGGCTGCGGCAAGTCGACCACGATGAAGATGCTCACGGGTCTGCTGCAAGCAAGCGAAGGACAGGCCTGGCTGTTCGGTCATCAAGTCGACCCGAAGGACATCGACACGCGCCGTCGCGTGGGCTACATGTCGCAGGCATTCTCGCTCTACACCGAACTGACGGTGCATCAGAACCTCGTGCTGCATGCACGACTGTTCCACGTGCCCGAGGCCGAAGTCGACGCACGTGTCGACGAAATGGTGCAGCGCTTCGGGCTGGCCGACGTGCTCGACGCGCTGCCCGACAGCATTCCGCTCGGCATGCGTCAGCGTCTGTCGCTGGCCGTGGCGATGGTGCACAAGCCCGAATTGCTGATCCTCGATGAACCCACGTCCGGCGTGGATCCGGTCGCACGCGACAACTTCTGGCGTCTGCTCGTGGCGTTGTCCCGCCGCGACCGCGTGACCATCTTCATCTCCACGCACTTCATGAATGAGGCCGACCGCTGCGACCGCATCTCGCTGATGCACGCGGGCAAGGTGCTCGTCTCCGATCCGCCCGCGAAGATCACGAAGGACAAAGGCGCGGACACGCTCGAACAGGCGTTCATCGAATATCTGGTGGAGGCCGGTGGCGGCACCCCGGAGGCCCCCGAGACGCCGAAGACGGAAGTGGCCACCGCTGCGACAGCGCCCCATACCAAGCTCAGGGGCTTCTCGCTCGGCCGCATGATCAGCTACCTGTGGCGCGAGACGCTGGAGTTGCAGCGCGATCCGGTGCGCGCCACGCTGGCGCTGGTCGGCTCGCTCGTGCTCATGCTGGTGATGGGGTACGGCATCAGCATGGACGTCGAAGATCTGCGCTACGCGGTGCTCGACCGCGACCAGACCACGATGAGCCAGAACTACGCGCTCAACATCGCGGGGTCGCGATACTTCATCGAACAGCCGCCCATTACCGATTACGACGACATGGACCGCCGCCTGCGCGACGGCGAACTGGCGCTGGCCATCGAGATTCCGCCGGGTTTCGCGCGCGACGTGTCGCGCGGCAAAGCCGTGCAGGTTGGCGCGTGGATCGACGGCGCGATGCCGATGCGTGCCGAAACCGTGCAGGGCTACGTGCAGGGCATGCATCAGAACTGGCTGGCCGATCAGTCCTTGCGACGGCTCGGCGTCAAACCGACGGCGTCGCTCGACATCGAGACGCGCTTTCGCTACAACCCCGACGTCAAAAGTCTTCCGGCGATGGTCCCCGCGGTGATTCCGCTGCTGTTGCTGATGCTCCCTGCGATGCTCACCGCGCTATCCGTAGTGCGCGAGAAGGAACTCGGCTCGATCCTGAATCTGTACGTGACGCCCGTCACGCGCACCGAATTCCTGATCGGCAAGCAGATTCCGTATGTGGCGCTCGCCATGCTGAACTTCCTGCTCATGGCGCTCATCGCCGTGACACTCTTCGGCGTGCCCATCAAAGGCAGCTTCCTGACGCTGATGACGGCGGTCTTCATTTTCAACGTGGTCGCCACGGGTATCGGCCTGCTCGCGTCCACCTTTACCCGCAGTCAGATCGCGGCCCTGTTCTTCACGATGATCGGCACGATGATTCCGGCGATTCAGTTCTCCGGCATGCTTACGCCGGTGCCATCGATGGAAGGCTCGGGCCGGTTCATCGGCGAAATCTATCCGGCGACCTACATGCTGATCATCAGTCGCGGCGTCTTCAACAAGGCGCTCGGCTTCGGTGAGCTTGGCAACGCCTTCTGGCCGATGCTCATCGCGGTGCCCGTGATTCTGGGCGCCACGGTCATGCTGCTCAAGAAACAGGACAAGTGA
- a CDS encoding ABC transporter permease: MRHIANIYRLGVKELWSLVRDPMMLVLIIYTFTASVYSSATAQPETLHMAPIAIVDEDASPLSQRIVAAFYPPQFTMPRMITADAVDRGMDEGAYTFALNIPPNFQRDVLAGRAAEVQLNVDATRMSQAFSGSGYVQQIVSAEVREFLQRYRSTPELPVDLALRVRFNPTLERAWFGALMQIINNITMLSIILTGAALIREREHGTIEHLLVMPVTPTEIMLAKVWSMGLVVLIAAAMSLWLIVSGALHVPIGGSVALFLLGATLHLFATTSMGIFLATLARSMPQFGMLLILVLLPLQMLSGGNTPRESMPKLVQDVMLAAPTTHFVELGQAILFRGAGIGVVWVQFAALAVIGAVFFAFSLRRFRRTLSSMA; this comes from the coding sequence ATGCGGCACATCGCAAACATCTACCGGCTCGGCGTGAAGGAGCTCTGGAGTCTCGTGCGCGACCCGATGATGCTGGTGCTCATCATCTACACGTTCACGGCGTCGGTCTATTCGTCGGCCACGGCGCAACCCGAGACGTTGCACATGGCCCCCATCGCCATCGTGGACGAAGACGCCTCGCCGCTTTCGCAGCGCATCGTCGCGGCGTTCTACCCACCGCAGTTCACCATGCCCCGGATGATTACGGCAGACGCCGTCGACCGGGGCATGGACGAGGGCGCGTACACGTTTGCGCTGAACATTCCGCCGAACTTCCAGCGCGACGTGCTGGCGGGGCGCGCCGCCGAAGTGCAGCTCAACGTCGACGCCACGCGCATGAGTCAGGCGTTCTCGGGGAGCGGCTACGTGCAGCAGATCGTGTCGGCGGAAGTGCGCGAGTTCCTCCAGCGATACCGATCTACGCCGGAACTGCCCGTCGACCTGGCGTTGCGCGTGCGCTTCAATCCGACGCTGGAGCGGGCGTGGTTCGGCGCGCTGATGCAGATCATCAACAACATCACGATGCTCTCGATCATTCTGACGGGTGCGGCGCTGATCCGGGAGCGCGAGCACGGCACCATCGAGCATTTGCTCGTCATGCCGGTGACACCGACCGAGATCATGCTGGCGAAAGTATGGTCGATGGGTCTGGTCGTGCTGATCGCGGCGGCCATGTCGCTGTGGCTGATCGTGAGCGGCGCGCTGCACGTGCCGATTGGCGGGTCGGTGGCGTTGTTCCTGCTGGGGGCGACACTGCACCTGTTCGCCACGACATCGATGGGTATCTTTCTCGCGACGCTCGCGCGCTCGATGCCGCAGTTCGGCATGTTGCTGATTCTGGTGCTGCTGCCGCTGCAAATGCTCTCGGGCGGGAACACGCCGCGCGAAAGCATGCCGAAGCTGGTGCAGGACGTGATGCTGGCCGCGCCCACGACGCACTTCGTCGAACTGGGTCAAGCCATTCTGTTCCGTGGCGCCGGGATCGGCGTCGTGTGGGTGCAGTTCGCAGCGCTCGCGGTCATCGGCGCGGTGTTCTTCGCCTTCTCGCTGCGACGTTTTCGTCGCACGCTCAGTTCGATGGCATAA